Proteins co-encoded in one Oreochromis aureus strain Israel breed Guangdong linkage group 3, ZZ_aureus, whole genome shotgun sequence genomic window:
- the LOC120438170 gene encoding uncharacterized protein LOC120438170 isoform X2 — MCKEPCFSCPACTPDMLAVSVDGNRKLYRFKSNASTSEQGNFEGVFIEKDEEVAEFMKYIQRHTNDVAQLRNLLSMRPFLSVMHAKALIWKCEIKWGGAFQDGAGSTFGEEVEQVNSFLSRAAITTKYMSKAGRTDMLTLLALGWNKRKVEQLGRTLSQRYLKIIRILREQVESLNATKNELGVDDDTLQQWVADVQKWAEETDQTDGSLGALQARIEELVVIIRVRTQSLYRQNDSNKRRHRIRKVILDEKKRLAAAVDDYNKLAEPTNKSYPVMPSSRPTFGSGRAQVNLLLTSRQRERSLRR; from the exons ATGTGCAAGGAGCCATGCTTTAGCTGCCCTGCCTGCACTCCAGACATGCTTGCCGTGTCAGTTGATGGAAACCGTAAGCTTTATCGCTTTAAATCAAATGCAAG CACTTCAGAGCAGGGGAACTTTGAAGGTGTCTTCATTGAAAAAGATGAGGAAGTTGCTGAGTTTATGAAATACATCCAGAGACACACAAATGAT GTGGCTCAGCTGAGGAACCTCTTGTCAATGCGTCCTTTTCTCTCCGTCATGCATGCAAAGGCTCTCATTTGGAAATGCGAG ATCAAATGGGGAGGTGCGTTTCAGGATGGGGCCGGTTCAACATTTGGAGAAGAGGTGGAACAAGTAAACAGTTTCCTGTCTAGGGCGGCCATCACAACGAAGTACATGTCTAAAGCAG GGCGAACAGACATGCTGACCCTCCTGGCTTTGGGGTGGAACAAAAGGAAAGTGGAACAACTGGGCCGCACTTTGAGCCAGAGATATCtcaag ATCATAAGGATCCTTAGAGAACAAGTGGAGAGCCTGAATGCGACCAAAAATGAGCTGGGTGTGGATGACGACACCCTGCAGCAATGGGTGGCCGATGTGCAGAAATGGGCTGAAG AAACTGATCAAACTGATGGCAGCCTTGGAGCGTTGCAGGCACGAATAGAGGAGCTTGTTGTCATCATCAGAGTGCGAACACAAAGTCTTTACAGACAAAATG ATAGCAACAAGAGGCGACACAGAATTCGCaaggtcatcttagatgagaagAAACGCTTGGCGGCTGCTGTTGACGACTACAACAAGCTTGCTGAACCAACAAACAAATCGTATCCAGTGATGCCCTCATCCAGACCGACATTTGGCTCTGGCAGAGCACAAGTGAAC CTGCTGCTGACCTCCAGACAAAGAGAAAGGTCTTTGAGAAGGTGA
- the LOC120438170 gene encoding uncharacterized protein LOC120438170 isoform X3, translating to MEIALCRHGVLLAALNMFPGEIFAYPLFLQRKLAASIPGHITFLCSDVACKYFPYLTKVAQLRNLLSMRPFLSVMHAKALIWKCEIKWGGAFQDGAGSTFGEEVEQVNSFLSRAAITTKYMSKAGRTDMLTLLALGWNKRKVEQLGRTLSQRYLKIIRILREQVESLNATKNELGVDDDTLQQWVADVQKWAEETDQTDGSLGALQARIEELVVIIRVRTQSLYRQNDSNKRRHRIRKVILDEKKRLAAAVDDYNKLAEPTNKSYPVMPSSRPTFGSGRAQVNLLLTSRQRERSLRR from the exons ATGGAAATAGCTCTTTGTCGCCACGGAGTCCTCTTAGCTGCATTGAACATGTTTCCAGGGGAGATCTTTGCTTACCCCCTTTTTCTCCAGAGGAAGTTGGCAGCTAGCATCCCAGGACATATTACATTCCTTTGCTCCGATGTGGCCTGTAAATATTTCCCATATTTAACCAAGGTGGCTCAGCTGAGGAACCTCTTGTCAATGCGTCCTTTTCTCTCCGTCATGCATGCAAAGGCTCTCATTTGGAAATGCGAG ATCAAATGGGGAGGTGCGTTTCAGGATGGGGCCGGTTCAACATTTGGAGAAGAGGTGGAACAAGTAAACAGTTTCCTGTCTAGGGCGGCCATCACAACGAAGTACATGTCTAAAGCAG GGCGAACAGACATGCTGACCCTCCTGGCTTTGGGGTGGAACAAAAGGAAAGTGGAACAACTGGGCCGCACTTTGAGCCAGAGATATCtcaag ATCATAAGGATCCTTAGAGAACAAGTGGAGAGCCTGAATGCGACCAAAAATGAGCTGGGTGTGGATGACGACACCCTGCAGCAATGGGTGGCCGATGTGCAGAAATGGGCTGAAG AAACTGATCAAACTGATGGCAGCCTTGGAGCGTTGCAGGCACGAATAGAGGAGCTTGTTGTCATCATCAGAGTGCGAACACAAAGTCTTTACAGACAAAATG ATAGCAACAAGAGGCGACACAGAATTCGCaaggtcatcttagatgagaagAAACGCTTGGCGGCTGCTGTTGACGACTACAACAAGCTTGCTGAACCAACAAACAAATCGTATCCAGTGATGCCCTCATCCAGACCGACATTTGGCTCTGGCAGAGCACAAGTGAAC CTGCTGCTGACCTCCAGACAAAGAGAAAGGTCTTTGAGAAGGTGA
- the LOC120438170 gene encoding uncharacterized protein LOC120438170 isoform X4, with amino-acid sequence MMSRGKGCADLPSWTAAKESSKKSTGKLDEEGMEIALCRHGVLLAALNMFPGEIFAYPLFLQRKLAASIPGHITFLCSDVACKYFPYLTKVAQLRNLLSMRPFLSVMHAKALIWKCEIKWGGAFQDGAGSTFGEEVEQVNSFLSRAAITTKYMSKAGRTDMLTLLALGWNKRKVEQLGRTLSQRYLKIIRILREQVESLNATKNELGVDDDTLQQWVADVQKWAEDSNKRRHRIRKVILDEKKRLAAAVDDYNKLAEPTNKSYPVMPSSRPTFGSGRAQVNLLLTSRQRERSLRR; translated from the exons ATGAT GTCCCGGGGAAAGGGTTGTGCGGATCTTCCATCTTGGACAGCAGCAAAGGAGTCGTCCAAAAAGTCCACTGGGAAGTTGGATGAAGAGGGCATGGAAATAGCTCTTTGTCGCCACGGAGTCCTCTTAGCTGCATTGAACATGTTTCCAGGGGAGATCTTTGCTTACCCCCTTTTTCTCCAGAGGAAGTTGGCAGCTAGCATCCCAGGACATATTACATTCCTTTGCTCCGATGTGGCCTGTAAATATTTCCCATATTTAACCAAGGTGGCTCAGCTGAGGAACCTCTTGTCAATGCGTCCTTTTCTCTCCGTCATGCATGCAAAGGCTCTCATTTGGAAATGCGAG ATCAAATGGGGAGGTGCGTTTCAGGATGGGGCCGGTTCAACATTTGGAGAAGAGGTGGAACAAGTAAACAGTTTCCTGTCTAGGGCGGCCATCACAACGAAGTACATGTCTAAAGCAG GGCGAACAGACATGCTGACCCTCCTGGCTTTGGGGTGGAACAAAAGGAAAGTGGAACAACTGGGCCGCACTTTGAGCCAGAGATATCtcaag ATCATAAGGATCCTTAGAGAACAAGTGGAGAGCCTGAATGCGACCAAAAATGAGCTGGGTGTGGATGACGACACCCTGCAGCAATGGGTGGCCGATGTGCAGAAATGGGCTGAAG ATAGCAACAAGAGGCGACACAGAATTCGCaaggtcatcttagatgagaagAAACGCTTGGCGGCTGCTGTTGACGACTACAACAAGCTTGCTGAACCAACAAACAAATCGTATCCAGTGATGCCCTCATCCAGACCGACATTTGGCTCTGGCAGAGCACAAGTGAAC CTGCTGCTGACCTCCAGACAAAGAGAAAGGTCTTTGAGAAGGTGA
- the LOC120438170 gene encoding uncharacterized protein LOC120438170 isoform X1 codes for MMSRGKGCADLPSWTAAKESSKKSTGKLDEEGMEIALCRHGVLLAALNMFPGEIFAYPLFLQRKLAASIPGHITFLCSDVACKYFPYLTKVAQLRNLLSMRPFLSVMHAKALIWKCEIKWGGAFQDGAGSTFGEEVEQVNSFLSRAAITTKYMSKAGRTDMLTLLALGWNKRKVEQLGRTLSQRYLKIIRILREQVESLNATKNELGVDDDTLQQWVADVQKWAEETDQTDGSLGALQARIEELVVIIRVRTQSLYRQNDSNKRRHRIRKVILDEKKRLAAAVDDYNKLAEPTNKSYPVMPSSRPTFGSGRAQVNLLLTSRQRERSLRR; via the exons ATGAT GTCCCGGGGAAAGGGTTGTGCGGATCTTCCATCTTGGACAGCAGCAAAGGAGTCGTCCAAAAAGTCCACTGGGAAGTTGGATGAAGAGGGCATGGAAATAGCTCTTTGTCGCCACGGAGTCCTCTTAGCTGCATTGAACATGTTTCCAGGGGAGATCTTTGCTTACCCCCTTTTTCTCCAGAGGAAGTTGGCAGCTAGCATCCCAGGACATATTACATTCCTTTGCTCCGATGTGGCCTGTAAATATTTCCCATATTTAACCAAGGTGGCTCAGCTGAGGAACCTCTTGTCAATGCGTCCTTTTCTCTCCGTCATGCATGCAAAGGCTCTCATTTGGAAATGCGAG ATCAAATGGGGAGGTGCGTTTCAGGATGGGGCCGGTTCAACATTTGGAGAAGAGGTGGAACAAGTAAACAGTTTCCTGTCTAGGGCGGCCATCACAACGAAGTACATGTCTAAAGCAG GGCGAACAGACATGCTGACCCTCCTGGCTTTGGGGTGGAACAAAAGGAAAGTGGAACAACTGGGCCGCACTTTGAGCCAGAGATATCtcaag ATCATAAGGATCCTTAGAGAACAAGTGGAGAGCCTGAATGCGACCAAAAATGAGCTGGGTGTGGATGACGACACCCTGCAGCAATGGGTGGCCGATGTGCAGAAATGGGCTGAAG AAACTGATCAAACTGATGGCAGCCTTGGAGCGTTGCAGGCACGAATAGAGGAGCTTGTTGTCATCATCAGAGTGCGAACACAAAGTCTTTACAGACAAAATG ATAGCAACAAGAGGCGACACAGAATTCGCaaggtcatcttagatgagaagAAACGCTTGGCGGCTGCTGTTGACGACTACAACAAGCTTGCTGAACCAACAAACAAATCGTATCCAGTGATGCCCTCATCCAGACCGACATTTGGCTCTGGCAGAGCACAAGTGAAC CTGCTGCTGACCTCCAGACAAAGAGAAAGGTCTTTGAGAAGGTGA
- the LOC120438157 gene encoding tripartite motif-containing protein 16-like, protein MAQKGVQLDQETFSCSICLDLLKDPVTTTCGHSYCRNCIKSFWNEEDRKGIHSCPQCRKTFTPRPVLEKNTMLAALVEQLKKTGLQAAPADHCYAGPEDVACDVCTGRKLKAIKSCLFCLASYCEKHLQPHYDAALLKKHKLVAPSKKLQENICSRHDEVMKIFCRTDQQSICYLCLMDEHKGHETVPAAAERTEKQKELEVRTTKHPAENPGREKDVKLLQQEVEAINGSADKAVEDSEKMFTELIRLIQKRSSDVKQQVRSQQETEVSRVKELQEKLEQEIAELKRKDGELEQLSHTEDHNQFLHNYPSLSALSESTHSSSINIRPLSYFEDVTAAVSETRDKLQDILREEWTNISLTVTEEDVLLSPPEPKTRAGFLKYSCEITLDPNTAKTHLLLSEGNRKATRMEQPQSYSDHPDRFTGCYQVLSRESLTGRCYWEVEWRGGAVRVAVAYKNISRAGRGDECGFGNNDKSWALRCDINSYKFWHNNVHIDLSGPRSSRVGVYLDHRAGILSFYSVSETMTLLHRVQTTFTQPLYAGLCLGLYNGDTAELIKVK, encoded by the coding sequence ATGGCGCAGAAAGGAGTTCAGCTGGACCAAGAAACCTTctcttgttccatctgtttggatctactgaaggatccGGTAACTACaacctgtggacacagctactgcaggaactgtattaaaagtttctggaatgaagaggacaggaagggaatccacagctgccctcagtgcaggaagactttcacaccgaggcctgtcctggagaaaaacaccatgttagcagctttagtggagcagctgaagaagactggactccaagctgctccagctgatcactgctatgctggacctgaagatgtggcctgtgatgtctgcactgggaggaagctgaaagcCATCAAGTCCTGTTTATTCTGTCTGGCCTCTTATTGTGAGAAACATCTCCAACCTCACTATGATGCAGCTctattaaagaaacacaagctggtggccccctccaagaagctccaggagaacatctgctctcgtcatgatgaggtgatgaagattttctgtcgtactgatcagcagagtatctgttatctctgcttgatggatgaacataaaggccatgaaacagtcccagctgcagcagaaaggactgagaagcagaaggagctcgaggtgagaacgactaaacatccagcagagaatccagggcgagagaaagatgtgaagctgcttcaacaggaggtggaggccatcaatggctctgctgataaagcagtggaggacagtgagaagatgttcactgagctgatccgtctcatccagaaaagaagctctgatgtgaagcagcaggtcagatcccagcaggaaactgaagtgagtcgagtcaaagagcttcaggagaagctggagcaggagatcgctgagctgaagaggaaagacggcgagctggagcagctctcacacacagaggatcacaaccagtttctacacaactacccctcactgtcagcactcagtgagtctacacactcatccagcatcaatattcgtcctctgagctactttgaggatgtgacagcagctgtgtcagagaccagagataaactacaggacattctgagagaggaatggacaaacatctcactgacagtcactgaagaggatgttttactgtcaccaccagagccaaagaccagagctggattcttaaaatattcatgtgaaatcacactggatccaaacacagcaaaaacacatctgttaTTATCTGAGGGGAACAGAAAAGCAACAAGAATGGAACAACCACAGTCTtattctgatcatccagacagattcactGGATGTTATCAggtcctgagtagagagagtctgactggacgttgttactgggaggtggagtggagaggtGGAGCAGTTCGTGTAGCAGTCGCATACAAGAATATCAGCAGAGCAGGGAGGGGCGATGAATGTGGATTTGGAAACAATGACAAATCTTGGGCATTACGTTGTGACATAAACAGTTATAAATTTTGGCACAACAATGTCCACATTGACCTCTCAGGTCCTCGgtcctccagagtaggagtgtacctggatcacagagcaggtattctgtctttctacagcgtctctgaaaccatgactctcctccacagagtccagaccacattcactcagccgctctatgctggactttGTCTTGGGTTGTATAATGGAGACACTGCAGAGTTGATTAAAGTCAAATAG